In Hemicordylus capensis ecotype Gifberg chromosome 3, rHemCap1.1.pri, whole genome shotgun sequence, one DNA window encodes the following:
- the PLAU gene encoding urokinase-type plasminogen activator — protein MKLLISVMLSALITDIASSRSWQQQHTLSSKTRYEHKGCNCLNGGACISYSLFSQIKRCSCPKGYRGKHCEIDIESQCYAGSGEDYRGTKSVSKDNERCLDWNSALLRRKLYNDGLENAMELGLGKHNYCRNPDGQSKPWCYVWKGYQISSASCDIPMCYKPSTCGQRSYSKLFKIVGGHQAAIESQPWIASIFQYVRRGDYNQFLCGGSLIDPCWVLTAAHCFQSKTPDTSQLTVFLGKSALNATDSKEQTFNVDKIVIHQQFTQERMDYDNDIALLRIRSSSGQCAEESRAVKTICLPSQDLVLKDNFRCEVSGYGKESRTEIYYSRILKSTNVNLISQSLCREVYYSDRKLNGNMLCAGDAQWKTDACQGDSGGPLVCEFNNRMVLYGIVSWGDGCAKEQKPGVYTRVTKYLSWIEGHMKEVHFKSYYPPK, from the exons ATGAAGTTACTCATTTCTGTAATGCTGAGTGCTCTCATCACAGACATAGCATCA AGTCGCTCTTGGCAGCAACAGCACACGCTCTCTAGCAAGACCAGATATGAACATAaag GTTGTAACTGTTTGAATGGAGGAGCCTGCATCTCATACAGTCTCTTTTCTCAAATAAAACGCTGCTCATGCCCAAAAGGATATAGAGGAAAGCACTGTGAAATAG ATATTGAAAGCCAGTGTTATGCTGGCAGTGGAGAGGACTACAGAGGGACGAAGTCAGTGAGTAAGGACAACGAGAGGTGCCTGGATTGGAACTCTGCCTTGCTGCGGAGAAAGCTTTACAATGATGGCCTGGAGAATGCCATGGAACTTGGACTAGGCAAGCACAACTACTGCAG AAATCCAGATGGCCAGTCAAAACCATGGTGTTATGTTTGGAAGGGATACCAGATTTCTTCAGCTTCCTGTGATATACCCATGTGTTACAAAC CATCCACCTGTGGCCAGAGGAGCTACAGCAAATTATTTAAGATTGTGGgtgggcaccaggcagccatTGAATCTCAGCCTTGGATAGCAAGCATCTTCCAGTATGTAAGGAGAGGTGATTATAATCAGTTTCTCTGTGGTGGTAGCCTCATTGATCCATGCTGGGTCCTTACAGCAGCACACTGCTTTCAAAGCAA AACTCCTGACACATCCCAGTTGACAGTCTTTCTTGGAAAATCTGCACTGAATGCTACTGATTCAAAGGAACAAACATTTAACGTTGATAAGATTGTCATTCATCAACAATTTACTCAAGAAAGAATGGACTATGATAATGACATCG ccctgTTAAGGATCAGATCATCTTCTGGCCAGTGTGCAGAAGAGTCGAGGGCTGTCAAAACCATCTGTTTGCCATCTCAAGACTTAGTATTGAAAGACAATTTCCGATGTGAAGTTTCTGGCTATGGAAAAGAAAGCAGGA CTGAAATTTACTACTCGAGAATACTGAAATCAACCAACGTGAATTTGATATCCCAGTCCTTATGTCGGGAGGTATACTATAGCGATCGCAAGTTGAATGGCAACATGTTATGTGCTGGTGATGCACAATGGAAGACGGATGCGTGCCAA GGAGATTCCGGTGGTCCCCTGGTTTGTGAGTTTAATAACAGGATGGTGCTGTATGGGATCGTCAGCTGGGGTGATGGTTGTGCCAAGGAACAGAAGCCTGGAGTCTACACCAGGGTTACCAAATACCTCTCTTGGATCGAAGGCCACATGAAAGAAGTCCATTTCAAAAGTTACTACCCTCCAAAGTGA